The Salvelinus sp. IW2-2015 linkage group LG15, ASM291031v2, whole genome shotgun sequence genome includes a region encoding these proteins:
- the LOC111974547 gene encoding SIN3-HDAC complex-associated factor-like, whose protein sequence is MFGFHKSKIYRSHEGCCICKTKSSSSRFTDSSRYEETFRLCFGLSEDRVGDICNACVLLVKRWKKLPKGSKKNWNHVVDARAGPGFKLTKPKKMKNSDGKKKSKLKRLHKFKRQHSDAHSTTSSMSPSQSPSYESDDGSDIESKQRRPTPSVFSFLDRSYWKRQKVCCGIVYKGRFGEVMIDPRLFKPCCSSKKQETLVPMQDTHLPAIHPPPLPLPEALKEDW, encoded by the exons ATGTTTGGTTTTCACAAGTCTAAAATATATCGCAGCCATGAAGGATGTTGCATTTGCAAGACCAAGTCCTCCAGTTCACGCTTTACTGACAGCAGCAGATATGAAGAAACCTTCAGGCTATGTTTTGG GTTGTCAGAGGATCGTGTGGGAGACATCTGCAATGCCTGTGTGCTGTTAGTAAAAAGATGGAAAAAACTGCCAAAAGGCTCTAAGAAGAACTGGAACCAT GTTGTGGATGCaagagctgggcctggcttcaaGCTAACCAAACCCAAGAAGATGAAGAACAGTGATGGGAAGAAGAAAAGCAAACTGAAGAGGCTTCACAAATTCAAAAGACAAC ACTCTGATGCCCACAGCACGACCTCAAGCATGTCTCCATCCCAGTCCCCCAGCTACGAGTCAGATGACGGCTCAGACATTGAGTCCAAACAGAGGCGCCCCActccttctgtcttttccttcctGGACCGTTCTTACTGGAAAAG GCAAAAGGTGTGCTGTGGGATTGTKTACAAAGGGCGTTTTGGTGAGGTGATGATTGACCCACGTCTCTTCAAGCCCTGCTGCAGCTCCAAGAAGCAGGAGACGTTGGTTCCCATGCAGGACACGCACCTTCCCGCAATTCACCCCCCACCTCTCCCGCTACCAGAGGCCCTGAAAGAGGACTGGTGA